In Verrucomicrobiia bacterium, a single window of DNA contains:
- a CDS encoding ATP cone domain-containing protein, whose translation MPVENRIVKVQKRNRALVKFDAARIRKAILRAAQSIGGFKNDYLPGINEKIFAAWNSDEEIAEFLAEAVVVCLNADPHRLIANFPPTIETIQDEVLHALRSYGFQNTADAYGCYRWGRHWLREGAINPGQFAGNGLPPGPLAERLLWNRERGCDTVAGLNALVEGGKLKGLISDSISVYEQSLDQAAAKVISRLNGPNALRMLWITGPSSSGKTTTTVKLTERLQKRGLRFLMLNLDDYFWSLVEHPTDWINDRNYENPEALDIQLLNRHLRALLEGEQIEKPLYSFKEGRRVSFKAIRLEPDQILLLDCLHGLYPPISEDIPPLAQFRLYIETQNVLLEGDGSSGRMTRFTDIRLLRRMLRDARHRNHSPLLTLLHWHYVRSGELFSIIPMSGLADYTINGGFPFELPVLKPFFCGPGGVLPKVADLESYGGFLDAQIRLERVRALLDSVSGLSREQVSTYDLVPGDAVVREFIGGSTIPLPHNE comes from the coding sequence ATGCCAGTTGAAAACCGAATTGTTAAGGTTCAGAAACGAAACCGGGCCCTGGTAAAATTTGACGCGGCGCGAATTCGCAAGGCCATCCTGCGCGCAGCCCAATCCATTGGCGGTTTTAAGAACGATTATCTTCCTGGAATTAACGAGAAGATTTTCGCCGCCTGGAACAGCGATGAAGAAATAGCGGAGTTTCTGGCCGAGGCGGTTGTGGTCTGTCTCAATGCCGATCCGCATCGCCTGATCGCGAATTTCCCGCCCACCATTGAAACCATTCAGGATGAAGTGCTGCACGCGCTGCGCAGTTACGGTTTTCAAAACACCGCCGATGCTTATGGGTGCTACCGCTGGGGCCGGCATTGGTTGCGCGAGGGGGCCATCAACCCCGGGCAGTTCGCCGGCAATGGGTTGCCGCCGGGGCCGCTTGCCGAGCGGCTCCTTTGGAACCGGGAGCGCGGATGCGACACGGTGGCCGGCCTCAACGCGCTCGTCGAAGGGGGCAAGCTCAAGGGATTGATTAGCGATTCCATTTCGGTCTATGAACAGTCACTCGACCAGGCAGCGGCTAAAGTCATTTCCCGCTTGAATGGGCCTAATGCGCTGCGGATGCTTTGGATCACCGGGCCAAGTTCTTCCGGCAAAACCACCACCACGGTCAAACTCACGGAACGTTTGCAGAAGCGGGGCCTGCGCTTTCTCATGCTGAACCTGGACGATTATTTTTGGTCGCTGGTCGAGCATCCGACGGATTGGATCAACGATCGGAATTATGAAAATCCGGAAGCGCTGGACATCCAATTATTAAACAGGCACCTGCGCGCCTTGCTCGAAGGCGAGCAAATCGAAAAGCCACTCTACAGCTTCAAAGAAGGGCGGCGTGTGAGCTTCAAAGCGATTCGACTCGAGCCGGACCAAATCTTGTTGCTGGATTGCCTGCATGGCCTCTATCCGCCCATTTCCGAAGACATCCCGCCCTTAGCCCAATTCCGCCTCTACATTGAAACCCAGAACGTGCTTTTGGAGGGTGACGGCTCTTCCGGACGCATGACCCGATTTACCGACATTCGCCTCCTGCGCCGCATGCTGCGCGACGCCCGCCATCGCAATCACAGCCCGTTGCTGACTTTGCTGCATTGGCACTATGTGCGCTCCGGTGAACTCTTCAGCATCATTCCCATGAGCGGTTTGGCCGATTATACAATCAACGGCGGTTTTCCTTTTGAATTGCCTGTCCTCAAGCCCTTCTTCTGCGGTCCCGGGGGTGTTTTGCCCAAAGTGGCCGATTTGGAATCCTACGGCGGCTTTCTAGACGCGCAAATTCGGTTGGAGCGGGTTAGGGCTTTGCTGGACTCGGTCTCTGGCCTTTCGCGCGAGCAGGTTTCGACTTATGACCTGGTGCCCGGCGACGCCGTGGTGCGCGAGTTTATCGGCGGCAGCACCATCCCGCTCCCGCATAACGAGTGA
- a CDS encoding BON domain-containing protein translates to MRVLLALIIGAILGAAALWFYNHRQEPQVRSKTEQVENAAQSARDTVEEKLRSFHLGTNDIKNELARSGEVIRRTARNVGQAVADATADARITAAIKGKLLANRDLSGLSISVSTSDGIVTLSGTVPTAEDVSQAMLTALETDGVRQVISTIQVKPRATKD, encoded by the coding sequence ATGAGAGTTCTCCTTGCGTTAATCATCGGCGCCATTCTTGGCGCAGCCGCCTTATGGTTCTACAACCATCGCCAAGAACCACAGGTCCGCTCCAAAACCGAGCAAGTCGAGAACGCGGCCCAATCGGCCCGCGATACAGTGGAAGAAAAACTGCGCTCGTTCCACTTGGGGACAAACGACATCAAGAACGAGCTGGCCCGCAGCGGAGAGGTCATCCGCCGCACCGCGCGCAATGTCGGCCAGGCCGTTGCCGATGCGACGGCTGACGCGCGGATAACTGCGGCCATCAAAGGCAAGCTGCTCGCTAACCGTGACCTCTCGGGCTTGAGCATCTCCGTCAGCACCAGCGATGGCATTGTGACCCTGTCCGGAACGGTGCCCACTGCCGAGGATGTCAGCCAGGCGATGCTGACGGCCCTCGAAACGGACGGTGTCCGCCAGGTGATCTCGACCATACAAGTCAAACCGCGCGCGACCAAAGATTGA